CCCGATACTGGTCGTCAAGCGGGAGGCGGTTCAGCCCTATCGTCGCATCGCCGCGGCCATTGACTTTTCGCCAATGTCATTCACGGCCGCGCAAATTGCAGCACGAATAGCGCCGCTTGCCGCATTCGAACTGATCCACACCTTGGAAATTCCGCTGACCTTCGAGCAGGCAATGCTCAAGGTGGGCACCACTCAGGCCGAGATCGACCAGTATCTCAAGGCCAAGGCCCGGACCGCCCACGCGGAATTGCGTTCCCTGCGCTCCAACCTTTCGGTGCCGGGAAAAATCCGGGTCGTTCGAGGTGATCCCGCGACGGCACTGGTCCGGTTGGCAAGATCCGGAAGGACGGACCTTCTGGCGCTCGGCGCGCAGGGGAGAAACGCCATTTCCAAATTGGTTCTGGGCAGTGTTGCGCGCCGAGTACTCGCAAGCTCTTCGTGCGATGTGCTTGTGGCGAAAGAATCAGTGTCCTTTGTTTGACAAAGGGCCATAACGCGAAAACTAGGCATACGCGCCCGTATCCAAGTTGTGGAATCATCAACTGTCAATCTCTGTAGCGCGATAGCCTCCCAATCACGGACCAACCCTATTTTACGCTACAGTATCCCATGTGCCGCACGGCTACGATGCGGGGCTTTTCTTTTAGATGTCGGCAGTTCTTCGATAGTCCCTGCCCCTTCCGGGCAAGGGACTGTTGGAGACGATGGCGTTCAAACGGGACAGGATCAGCATCAAGGTCATAGGACCGGAAACGGGCCGGAGCGATCCTGCGCGCGCCGATGCAGCCATCCACTCCCTCGCCCGGCTGATCGGTCGCCAGATCGCCCGCGAGCAGTTCGAGCGCAAGATGGCGCTGGAACGCAGGGCGCAGAAGAAGCGCCCGGCGGGCGAGGATGCGTAACTCCAGCCTTGCAATAACACGAATTACACGTATAATTCAGGTATCCCAATCGAAAGGATGCCTGCCATGCCGACAGTCGGTTCCCTCGAATTCCAGCGCAAGTTCGGCGAGTTCCAGCATCAGGCGCAGCGTGAGCCGGTGGAGATCACCCGGCACGGGCGGCGCGAGTTCGTGCTGATGTCCGCCGATCACTATGACTGGCTCCGCGCCGCCGCGCAGCGCACGCACCGCACGGCGGATGCCGCCGATGTGGTGATCGACGCCGTGGAGCGGGCCGAGATGGACCCGGAACACGCCCACCTCGACGATCTGCTGAAGTAAGGCCGGCGACGTGGCGATCCCTGAACCGAAGCCCGGCCTCGTCCTCCGCTACGATTACCTCTGGACGCATGAGGCCGCCGCCGGCCAGGATCAGGGCAAGGACCGCCCGGCCTGCCTCGTCGCCGCGACCGATGCCCTTGTTCGCCCGCGCCATGTGGTGCTGCTGCCGATCACCCACACGCCGCCCTCCGGCGATACGGTCGGCATCGAGATCCCGGCGAAGGTCAAGCAGGCTATCGGCCTCGACGACGCGCCGAGTTGGGTGATCGTGTCGGAGCATAATATCGACGAATGGCCCAATGGCGGGCTATCGCCGGTTCCCGGCAGGCGGGGCGAGTTCATCTATGGCTTCATCCCGCCGGGGTTGTTCGCGAAGATCAAGGCCAGCTTCCTCGAACTGGCCCGCGCGAAGAAGAGCGGCGCGGTGCGCCGCTGAACCTGTGGAGTTTTGAAAGGACCGGCCGATGACCCGCGTTGCCCTCTATGCCCGCTATTCCTCCGACAATCAGCGCGAGGCGTCCATTGAGGATCAGTTTCGCATCTGCCGCGAACAGGCGAAGCGTGAGAAGTGGAAGGTAGTCGGCACCTATAAGGACGCCAGCATCTCCGGCGCGAGCATGATCCTGCGGCCCGGCATCCAGATGCTGTTGCAGGACGCGCAGGCCGGACAGTTCGACATGGTGCTGGCCGAGGCTCTGGACCGCATTTCGCGTGACCAGGCCGATGTGGCGACGCTGTTCAAGCATTTGAAGTTCGCCGGCGTCCCCATCGTCACGCTGGCCGAGGGTGAGATCAGCGAGCTTCATGTCGGCCTCAAGGGGACGATGAACGCGCTGTTCCTCAAAGACCTCGCGGCCAAGACCCATCGCGGCATCCGTGGCCGTGTCGAGGAAGGCAAGTCGGGCGGCGGTCTTTGCTACGGCTACAAGGTGGTGAAGCAACTCGATACGCGCGGCGACCCGATCCGTGGGGACCGCGAGATCGACGCAGCCGAGGCCAATGTCGTGCGGCGCATCTTCCGCGAGTTTGCCGCAGGCATCGGCCCGCGCACCATTGCCCGCACGCTGAACGAGGAAGGCGTCCCCGGCCCCGAAGGTCGGCTCTGGAGCGACACCACCATTCGCGGTCATGTGAAGCGCGGCACGGGACTCGTGAACAACGAACTCTATGTCGGCCGTCTGATCTGGAACCGGCTGCGCTATCTCAAAGACCCGTCGACCGGCAAGCGCGTCTCTCGGCTGAACCCGGAATCGGAATGGATCGTCAAGGACGTTCCTGATCTGCGCATCGTCGACGACGAACTCTGGCAGGCCGTGCGTGCGCGTCAGGGCGAGATCGCCGAGAAGTTCGCCAATGTCACCGAAGCCGTCCGCGCACACCACAAGAAGAACCGGCTGAACGGCGCGCGGCGTCCGAAGTCGCTTCTGTCCGGGCTGGTGTTCTGCGGCTGCTGCG
The nucleotide sequence above comes from Desulfovibrio aminophilus. Encoded proteins:
- a CDS encoding universal stress protein, which gives rise to MTIRTIVAAIALENGDERVARRAIQLAAEHGAKLVLVHAIESLPASDPDLPSPAKEEAIANVLATEATASLQHLAEGAAVQTEISVECGRADQIIDRLIRDHAADLLIIGPGKPQNLRERVFGSTADHVVRNCACPILVVKREAVQPYRRIAAAIDFSPMSFTAAQIAARIAPLAAFELIHTLEIPLTFEQAMLKVGTTQAEIDQYLKAKARTAHAELRSLRSNLSVPGKIRVVRGDPATALVRLARSGRTDLLALGAQGRNAISKLVLGSVARRVLASSSCDVLVAKESVSFV
- a CDS encoding type II toxin-antitoxin system prevent-host-death family antitoxin, yielding MPTVGSLEFQRKFGEFQHQAQREPVEITRHGRREFVLMSADHYDWLRAAAQRTHRTADAADVVIDAVERAEMDPEHAHLDDLLK
- a CDS encoding recombinase family protein yields the protein MTRVALYARYSSDNQREASIEDQFRICREQAKREKWKVVGTYKDASISGASMILRPGIQMLLQDAQAGQFDMVLAEALDRISRDQADVATLFKHLKFAGVPIVTLAEGEISELHVGLKGTMNALFLKDLAAKTHRGIRGRVEEGKSGGGLCYGYKVVKQLDTRGDPIRGDREIDAAEANVVRRIFREFAAGIGPRTIARTLNEEGVPGPEGRLWSDTTIRGHVKRGTGLVNNELYVGRLIWNRLRYLKDPSTGKRVSRLNPESEWIVKDVPDLRIVDDELWQAVRARQGEIAEKFANVTEAVRAHHKKNRLNGARRPKSLLSGLVFCGCCGGPYSLRGADRFACSNHISKGSCSNSRGIAREDLERRVLAGLKDRMMAPEIVEDAMRAYAEETNRLNRERRSNGDSWKAELVKVEKQIAQIVEAIADGMYHPSMKEKMTGLEARKGELTALLADAPADTPDILPSASAIYAKKVAALAKALNRKEERQEASQDLRALIEKIVLTPGPERGEIYATLHGDLATILEWTDRQAVGKTAKTTKPAAGATGLSVSVVAGAGFEPTTFGL